The Candidatus Obscuribacter sp. DNA segment CTTATGGGGGTTCATATTAGCCTCAATGCCTGGCTGGCTGTTGACATGTGCTGAGCACTCATATAAAAAGACACGATAACAGCATATAATCAAACAGTTAGTTAAAGTAACCATTGATCATGTCAGAGCAATCATCAAACGAACCCAAATTAGGTATCAAGGTCTTGCTTGTCGAGGACCATGTGCTTACTCGCATGGGGCTCAAGACAGCCTTAAAGCGCACTGAAGACATCACTGTAATTGGTGAGGCCTCCAACGGCGAAGAAGCTATTGAGCGGGCGCGCGCCCTCAAACCTGATGTTATTCTCATGGACGTGGGTATGCCTGTTATGGATGGTATCCAGGCGGCTCGTCATATTGTCGATGAGAGCCCAGACGTCCGCATCATTATGCTCACACAGCATGACAATGACAGCGACATCATGGCATCTCTAGCCGCTGGTGCTAGTGGCTATTGCCTCAAAGATGTTGAGCCTGAGCGACTTTATACCGCTATACGCTCTGTTAATGCTGGTGATGCCTGGCTTGATGCCACAATTGCTGGTCGTGTATTGAGTCATTATATGAGTGCTTCCAGCGGCTTAAATCTCTCTGATACTGCTGTCAGAGAGCTAAATACTCAGGATTTACGTCTCAGTAAACAAGCCGAAAAAAGTCACAGTTATAGCGA contains these protein-coding regions:
- a CDS encoding response regulator transcription factor — protein: MSEQSSNEPKLGIKVLLVEDHVLTRMGLKTALKRTEDITVIGEASNGEEAIERARALKPDVILMDVGMPVMDGIQAARHIVDESPDVRIIMLTQHDNDSDIMASLAAGASGYCLKDVEPERLYTAIRSVNAGDAWLDATIAGRVLSHYMSASSGLNLSDTAVRELNTQDLRLSKQAEKSHSYSEEHSPAAAVVESKIETKADAAFDRPAPEALSARELEVLTLIVNGLANQEIADKLFISLATTKTHVRNILNKLAVDDRTQAAVHAMRRGLV